One part of the Streptomyces lienomycini genome encodes these proteins:
- a CDS encoding ABC transporter family substrate-binding protein, protein MSHVGVGPRALMRSVAFLTAGALAVPALAGCTSEDSSGKPLAEQDVAAAARARISDGGTLRWAVDSVPETLNAFQSDADATTTRVAQAVLPAMYRTDETGRAVRDADYLESAEVVDTEPKQVVVYKLNQQAVWSDGREIGAADFAAQWRALSGKDSAYWTARNAGYDRIEKIERGANDLEVKVTFSRPYADWKALFTPLYPKDVMGTPDAFNDGARRALKVTAGPFAVKKVDTKDDRVVLTGNPRWWGEPAKLDRIELRAVPRDERVSELVAGKLDLAEIDPETADEVTLAAAPPGPATGAPVMGPEGTPAAGSGGAPAQAPQGRSAAQALRSWAVANGSDEEAAEEEVLAREKRRKAEAKAQRRQKALSGFEVRKSLEPAYTQLALNGADGPLADERVRRAVARALDRGKLAEAVLGPLGLPAEPVGSHLALAGQPAYADGSGALGEQNAKEARALLADAGWVPGGPVKKAEKGEKAAGAEKDEDDKDEKKSEGGDEGTYIVGEDDKNDGGAEDGKDGADQESGEKHSSGKNTAQGGAPGAYAPKGTAAPAGSAAAPLAKDGKALTLRFVLPSGPGSETLRTVADRITGMLKKIGITTDITKVPDESYFKDHIASGEYDLALYSWPASAFPATDARPIYAKPVPAADGSLNVAQNYTRVGTDQVDQLFDRAMATLDQKESRDLLRKADSRIWAAAGSVPLYQRPQLMVARKSLANAGAFGFETPVYEDMGFLKKGAQGSRPSASPSS, encoded by the coding sequence ATGTCCCACGTCGGCGTCGGACCGCGCGCGCTCATGCGCTCGGTCGCCTTCCTCACCGCGGGGGCCCTCGCGGTCCCCGCGCTGGCCGGCTGCACCTCCGAGGACTCGTCGGGCAAGCCGCTCGCCGAGCAGGACGTCGCCGCCGCGGCCCGCGCCCGGATCTCCGACGGCGGCACCCTGCGCTGGGCCGTGGACTCGGTGCCGGAGACGCTGAACGCCTTCCAGTCGGACGCCGACGCCACCACCACCCGCGTCGCGCAGGCCGTGCTGCCCGCGATGTACCGGACGGACGAGACCGGCCGGGCGGTGCGCGACGCCGACTACCTGGAGTCCGCCGAGGTCGTCGACACCGAGCCCAAGCAGGTCGTCGTCTACAAGCTGAACCAGCAGGCCGTCTGGAGCGACGGCCGGGAGATCGGCGCCGCGGACTTCGCCGCCCAGTGGCGTGCCCTGTCCGGCAAGGACAGCGCTTACTGGACCGCCCGCAACGCGGGCTACGACCGCATCGAGAAGATCGAGCGCGGGGCGAACGACCTGGAGGTCAAGGTCACCTTCAGCCGGCCCTACGCCGACTGGAAGGCCCTGTTCACGCCCCTGTACCCGAAGGACGTCATGGGCACCCCCGACGCCTTCAACGACGGCGCGCGCCGGGCGCTCAAGGTCACCGCGGGACCCTTCGCCGTCAAGAAGGTCGACACCAAGGACGACCGGGTCGTCCTCACCGGCAACCCCCGCTGGTGGGGCGAGCCGGCGAAGCTGGACCGGATCGAGCTGCGCGCCGTGCCCCGCGACGAACGGGTCTCCGAACTGGTCGCCGGCAAGCTCGACCTGGCGGAGATCGACCCGGAGACCGCCGACGAGGTCACCCTGGCCGCCGCACCCCCGGGCCCCGCCACCGGCGCCCCGGTCATGGGCCCCGAGGGCACCCCCGCCGCGGGCTCGGGCGGCGCACCGGCGCAGGCGCCGCAGGGCAGGTCCGCCGCACAGGCGCTGCGCTCCTGGGCCGTCGCCAACGGCTCCGACGAGGAGGCCGCCGAGGAGGAGGTCCTCGCGCGCGAGAAGCGGCGCAAGGCCGAGGCGAAGGCCCAGCGCAGGCAGAAGGCACTGAGCGGCTTCGAGGTCCGCAAGTCGCTGGAGCCCGCCTACACCCAGCTCGCCCTCAACGGCGCCGACGGCCCCCTCGCCGACGAACGCGTCCGCCGCGCCGTCGCCCGCGCCCTGGACCGCGGGAAGCTGGCCGAGGCGGTCCTGGGGCCGCTGGGTCTGCCCGCCGAGCCCGTGGGCAGCCACCTCGCGCTCGCCGGCCAGCCCGCCTACGCCGACGGCAGCGGCGCACTCGGCGAGCAGAACGCCAAGGAGGCCCGGGCCCTGCTGGCCGACGCCGGCTGGGTTCCCGGCGGCCCGGTGAAGAAGGCCGAGAAGGGCGAGAAGGCGGCCGGCGCCGAGAAGGACGAGGACGACAAGGACGAGAAGAAGTCCGAGGGCGGCGACGAGGGCACGTACATCGTCGGCGAGGACGACAAGAACGACGGCGGCGCCGAGGACGGCAAGGACGGCGCCGACCAGGAGAGCGGCGAGAAGCACAGCAGCGGCAAGAACACCGCGCAGGGCGGCGCACCCGGCGCCTACGCCCCCAAGGGCACCGCGGCCCCGGCCGGGTCGGCGGCGGCCCCCCTCGCCAAGGACGGCAAGGCGCTCACGCTGCGCTTCGTGCTCCCCTCCGGCCCCGGCTCCGAGACGCTGCGCACCGTGGCGGACCGCATCACGGGCATGCTGAAGAAGATCGGCATCACCACCGACATCACGAAGGTGCCGGACGAGAGCTACTTCAAGGACCACATCGCCTCCGGCGAGTACGACCTGGCGCTCTACTCCTGGCCCGCCTCCGCCTTCCCCGCCACCGACGCCCGCCCCATCTACGCCAAGCCCGTCCCCGCCGCCGACGGCTCCCTGAACGTCGCGCAGAACTACACCAGGGTCGGCACCGACCAGGTCGACCAGCTCTTCGACCGGGCCATGGCCACCCTGGACCAGAAGGAGTCCCGGGACCTGCTGCGCAAGGCCGACTCGCGGATCTGGGCGGCGGCCGGTTCCGTCCCGCTCTACCAGCGCCCGCAGCTGATGGTGGCGCGCAAGAGCCTGGCCAACGCGGGAGCCTTCGGCTTCGAGACGCCGGTGTACGAGGACATGGGCTTCCTCAAGAAGGGCGCCCAGGGCTCCAGGCCCTCCGCCTCGCCCTCGTCCTGA
- the typA gene encoding translational GTPase TypA, translated as MTASATRHDIRNVAIVAHVDHGKTTIVDGMLKQAGAFAAHQLDSVDDRMMDSNDLEREKGITILAKNTAVKYHPKAGGDPITINIIDTPGHADFGGEVERGLSMVDGVVLLVDASEGPLPQTRFVLRKALSQRLPIILCINKTDRPDARIDEVVNETYDLFLDLDADEEQIEFPIVYACGRDGVASLTKPDDGTVPSDSTSLEPFFSTILDYIPAPTYDEDAPLQAHVTNLDADNFLGRIALLRVHQGELKKGQTVAWMKRDGSVQNVRISELMMTEALTRKPAEKAGPGDICAVAGIPEIMIGETLADQENPVPLPLITVDEPAISMTIGTNTSPLVGRGATGKGADNKAVVKDRKVTARQVKDRLDRELIGNVSLRVLDTERPDAWEVQGRGELALAILVEQMRREGFELTIGKPQVVTKEVEGKTYEPVERMTIDVPEEHMGAVTQLMGVRKGRMDNMSNHGSGWVRMEFVVPSRGLIGFRTEFLTQTRGTGIAHSIHEGHEPWFGTLTTRNNGSLVADRSGAVTAFAMTNLQERGVLFTDPGTEVYEGMIVGENSRADDMDVNITKEKKLTNMRSSSADSFEAIVPPRKLSLEQSLEFCRDDECVEVTPEAVRIRKVNLDGRERARAASRAKHG; from the coding sequence ATGACCGCGTCTGCAACGCGTCACGACATCCGCAACGTCGCCATCGTTGCCCACGTCGACCACGGCAAGACCACGATCGTCGACGGAATGCTCAAGCAGGCCGGCGCCTTCGCCGCGCACCAGCTCGACTCCGTCGACGACCGCATGATGGACTCGAACGACCTGGAGCGTGAGAAGGGCATCACGATCCTGGCCAAGAACACCGCGGTGAAGTACCACCCGAAGGCCGGCGGGGACCCGATCACGATCAACATCATCGACACCCCCGGCCACGCCGACTTCGGTGGCGAGGTCGAGCGCGGTCTGTCGATGGTCGACGGCGTCGTCCTGCTGGTGGACGCCTCCGAGGGCCCGCTGCCGCAGACCCGGTTCGTGCTGCGCAAGGCGCTCAGCCAGCGGCTGCCGATCATCCTCTGCATCAACAAGACGGACCGTCCCGACGCCCGGATCGACGAGGTCGTCAACGAGACGTACGACCTCTTCCTCGACCTGGACGCCGACGAGGAGCAGATCGAGTTCCCGATCGTCTACGCGTGCGGCCGGGACGGCGTCGCCTCCCTCACCAAGCCCGACGACGGCACGGTCCCCTCCGACTCCACCAGCCTGGAGCCGTTCTTCTCGACGATCCTGGACTACATCCCGGCGCCGACCTACGACGAGGACGCCCCCCTCCAGGCCCACGTCACCAACCTGGACGCCGACAACTTCCTCGGCCGTATCGCCCTGCTGCGCGTCCACCAGGGCGAGCTGAAGAAGGGCCAGACCGTCGCCTGGATGAAGCGCGACGGCTCCGTGCAGAACGTGCGGATCTCCGAGCTGATGATGACCGAGGCGCTCACCCGCAAGCCCGCCGAGAAGGCCGGCCCCGGTGACATCTGCGCGGTCGCCGGCATCCCGGAGATCATGATCGGCGAAACCCTGGCCGACCAGGAGAACCCGGTCCCGCTGCCGCTGATCACGGTCGACGAGCCCGCGATCTCCATGACCATCGGCACCAACACCTCCCCGCTGGTCGGCCGCGGCGCCACCGGCAAGGGCGCCGACAACAAGGCGGTCGTCAAGGACCGCAAGGTCACCGCCCGCCAGGTCAAGGACCGCCTGGACCGCGAGCTGATCGGCAACGTCTCGCTCCGCGTCCTGGACACCGAGCGCCCGGACGCCTGGGAGGTGCAGGGCCGCGGCGAGCTGGCGCTGGCCATCCTGGTCGAGCAGATGCGCCGCGAGGGCTTCGAGCTGACCATCGGCAAGCCGCAGGTCGTCACCAAGGAGGTCGAGGGCAAGACGTACGAGCCCGTCGAGCGCATGACGATCGACGTGCCCGAGGAGCACATGGGCGCGGTCACGCAGCTGATGGGCGTGCGCAAGGGCCGGATGGACAACATGTCCAACCACGGTTCCGGCTGGGTCCGCATGGAGTTCGTGGTCCCCTCGCGCGGCCTGATCGGATTCCGGACGGAGTTCCTCACCCAGACCCGCGGCACCGGCATCGCGCACTCCATCCACGAGGGCCACGAGCCCTGGTTCGGCACCCTCACGACCCGCAACAACGGTTCGCTGGTCGCCGACCGCTCCGGTGCCGTCACCGCGTTCGCGATGACCAACCTCCAGGAGCGCGGCGTCCTGTTCACGGACCCCGGCACCGAGGTGTACGAGGGCATGATCGTCGGCGAGAACTCCCGCGCCGACGACATGGACGTCAACATCACCAAGGAGAAGAAGCTCACCAACATGCGGTCGTCCTCGGCCGACTCCTTCGAGGCGATCGTCCCGCCGCGCAAGCTCTCGCTGGAGCAGTCGCTGGAGTTCTGCCGCGACGACGAGTGCGTCGAGGTGACCCCGGAGGCCGTCCGTATCCGCAAGGTGAACCTGGACGGCCGCGAGCGCGCCCGCGCCGCGAGCCGCGCCAAGCACGGCTGA
- a CDS encoding ABC transporter permease — MTSPIEIEGAEASSVLDKESAPQGDAPKPKEPEGRKPGQLMWARFKRDRAGVISAFVVLFFFVVAAAAPLISKIYGKNPYTLYGQDNPDLLDMFTMPAAPYGGIDGDFWFGIEPGLGRDVFTQLLYGMRNSMATALAATIIMTVLGVLIGLAGGYFGGKIDYWLGRITDFFMALPSQLFFVAAMPVITTVFVAPDKETPTYVRASAIIIVLSFLGWMSMARIVRGATLSLRDREFIEAARISGASPWRILRKELLPNIVTPTLVQATLTLPSTILSIAFLSFVGVGYVEPTPDWGRMFSIGANIVEQDPYYMLFPGIAMVIFIVAFNLLGDSVRDAFDPKGNR, encoded by the coding sequence ATGACGAGTCCAATCGAGATTGAGGGTGCTGAAGCCTCTTCCGTCTTGGACAAAGAGAGCGCGCCGCAAGGTGACGCCCCGAAGCCCAAGGAGCCGGAAGGGCGCAAGCCCGGCCAGTTGATGTGGGCGCGCTTCAAGCGCGACCGGGCCGGTGTGATCTCTGCCTTCGTCGTCCTGTTCTTCTTCGTGGTCGCGGCGGCGGCGCCGCTGATCTCGAAGATCTACGGCAAGAACCCGTACACGCTGTACGGGCAGGACAACCCCGACCTCCTGGACATGTTCACCATGCCCGCCGCGCCGTACGGCGGCATCGACGGCGACTTCTGGTTCGGCATCGAACCGGGCCTGGGCCGCGACGTGTTCACCCAGCTGCTGTACGGCATGCGCAACTCGATGGCCACCGCGCTGGCGGCGACCATCATCATGACGGTGCTGGGCGTCCTGATCGGCCTCGCCGGCGGCTACTTCGGCGGGAAGATCGACTACTGGCTCGGCCGGATCACCGACTTCTTCATGGCCCTGCCCAGCCAGCTCTTCTTCGTCGCCGCGATGCCCGTCATCACCACGGTGTTCGTCGCCCCGGACAAGGAGACGCCCACCTACGTGCGCGCCTCCGCGATCATCATCGTGCTGTCCTTCCTGGGCTGGATGAGCATGGCCCGCATCGTCCGCGGTGCCACGCTGTCCCTGCGCGACCGGGAGTTCATCGAGGCGGCCCGCATCTCCGGTGCCTCGCCCTGGCGCATCCTCCGCAAGGAACTGCTGCCCAACATCGTCACTCCGACGCTGGTACAGGCGACGCTGACGCTGCCGAGCACCATCCTCAGCATCGCGTTCCTGTCCTTCGTGGGTGTGGGCTACGTCGAGCCCACACCGGACTGGGGACGCATGTTCTCCATCGGCGCCAACATCGTCGAGCAGGACCCGTACTACATGCTCTTCCCCGGAATCGCCATGGTGATCTTCATCGTGGCCTTCAACCTCCTCGGTGACTCCGTGCGGGACGCCTTCGACCCCAAGGGAAACCGCTGA
- a CDS encoding ABC transporter substrate-binding protein: protein MSILRNRTATAAIVAVAAGALTLTACGGGDSDSSAKDNSKKKEDAKSQSKPVQIGDAQASTGPAPEVPGAKPGGVATVYQEADFSHLDPGQIYVSDGKLLSRLIFRGLTQYDEDENGNLTVVGDLATDAGKQSDGGKTWTYTLKDNLKDANGNPINSADFRNTVERLYSTYITDGPTYLQQWLSGEGTTYRDAYAGPDKGKHLPDSVLETPDDKTIVFHFKDARPDLPQMLTMPGYSLVPEETDTKAKYDSAPVAVGPYKIAEFKPGKSMKLVKNTQWDPKSDSVRHQYVDGFNIEMNHDDEDQTKTLLADQGGAKNAMMFTGQVATTQLQKVVGDKQAMQNRTIQGYAPYVWQLNFNLDRVKDKKLRDAITLALPSASVFKADGGAYGGEVANSLMSPTTPGYDGEFDPFNRLKKPNGDIEAAKKLIKEGGFEGKSLVYAYGNTPTRQQQAVLIADALEKIGLDIQKKEIDSATWYEQVGKVKNGYDLYMTGWGQDWPSASTVIPPVYDGTQIQDGASNYSHINDEHVNSEIKRIQKITDTAEATKAWAELSEYISKEVNPAAPIYYTKVFQIFGSNIGGIRYSSDSSYVDVTRVFLKK, encoded by the coding sequence ATGAGCATTCTCCGTAACCGCACCGCGACGGCCGCGATAGTCGCGGTCGCCGCCGGCGCCCTGACCCTCACCGCCTGCGGTGGTGGCGACAGCGACAGCTCCGCCAAGGACAACAGCAAGAAGAAGGAAGACGCCAAGTCGCAGTCGAAGCCGGTCCAGATCGGCGACGCGCAGGCGTCCACCGGCCCGGCCCCCGAGGTCCCGGGTGCCAAGCCCGGCGGCGTCGCGACCGTCTACCAGGAGGCGGACTTCTCCCACCTGGACCCGGGCCAGATCTACGTCTCGGACGGCAAGCTGCTCAGCCGCCTGATCTTCCGCGGCCTGACCCAGTACGACGAGGACGAGAACGGCAACCTGACCGTCGTGGGCGACCTCGCCACCGACGCCGGCAAGCAGTCCGACGGCGGCAAGACCTGGACGTACACCCTCAAGGACAACTTGAAGGACGCGAACGGGAACCCGATCAACTCGGCGGACTTCCGCAACACGGTCGAGCGCCTGTACTCGACCTACATCACCGACGGCCCGACCTACCTGCAGCAGTGGCTGTCCGGTGAGGGCACCACCTACCGCGACGCCTACGCGGGCCCGGACAAGGGCAAGCACCTGCCCGACTCCGTCCTGGAGACGCCGGACGACAAGACGATCGTCTTCCACTTCAAGGACGCCCGCCCCGACCTCCCGCAGATGCTGACCATGCCCGGTTACAGCCTCGTCCCGGAGGAGACGGACACCAAGGCGAAGTACGACTCGGCGCCCGTCGCCGTCGGTCCGTACAAGATCGCGGAGTTCAAGCCCGGCAAGTCCATGAAGCTGGTCAAGAACACCCAGTGGGACCCCAAGTCCGACTCGGTGCGCCACCAGTACGTCGACGGCTTCAACATCGAGATGAACCACGACGACGAGGACCAGACCAAGACCCTCCTCGCCGACCAGGGTGGCGCCAAGAACGCCATGATGTTCACGGGCCAGGTCGCCACCACCCAGCTCCAGAAGGTCGTCGGCGACAAGCAGGCGATGCAGAACCGCACGATCCAGGGCTACGCCCCCTACGTGTGGCAGCTCAACTTCAACCTGGACCGCGTCAAGGACAAGAAGCTCCGTGACGCGATCACCCTGGCGCTGCCCTCCGCCTCGGTCTTCAAGGCCGACGGTGGTGCCTACGGCGGTGAGGTCGCCAACTCGCTGATGTCGCCCACGACCCCGGGCTACGACGGTGAATTCGACCCGTTCAACCGCCTCAAGAAGCCGAACGGCGACATCGAGGCCGCCAAGAAGCTGATCAAGGAAGGCGGCTTCGAGGGCAAGAGCCTCGTCTACGCCTACGGCAACACGCCGACCCGTCAGCAGCAGGCCGTCCTGATCGCCGACGCGCTGGAGAAGATCGGTCTGGACATCCAGAAGAAGGAGATCGACTCCGCCACCTGGTACGAGCAGGTCGGCAAGGTCAAGAACGGCTACGACCTGTACATGACCGGCTGGGGCCAGGACTGGCCGTCCGCCTCCACGGTCATCCCGCCGGTGTACGACGGCACGCAGATCCAGGACGGCGCGTCGAACTACTCGCACATCAACGACGAGCACGTCAACTCGGAGATCAAGCGCATCCAGAAGATCACCGACACGGCCGAGGCCACCAAGGCGTGGGCCGAGCTGAGCGAGTACATCTCCAAGGAAGTCAACCCGGCCGCCCCGATCTACTACACCAAGGTCTTCCAGATCTTCGGTTCGAACATCGGTGGCATCCGCTACAGCTCCGACTCGAGCTACGTGGACGTGACCCGGGTCTTCCTCAAGAAGTAG
- a CDS encoding ABC transporter permease, translating to MLQFLIRRSFGAVLILVLISAFTFFMFFAIPQDPAMLACGKNCTPDALEIIHKNLGLDQPVTVQYWHFLSGIFTGRDFAVGHCDAPCFGVSFANDQNVWDTILDRFPLTVSLTVGSLVVFLVLGLGAGLIAAKNRGTWIDKVFSSGSLVVSSLQIYFLGPLVLLAVVYSTGWLEKPKYVPISEDAAGWFAGLLIPWIVMATIFTANYTRMSRSSMIEQLQEEHVKAARAKGMSGNYTFFRYAWRGSLVPIVTILGIDLSALMGGGMVTEMTFGLAGIGRLALDSVTNKDLPMLMGVMLVSAALIIVFNLIVDALYAVIDPRVRLS from the coding sequence ATGCTTCAATTCCTCATTCGCCGGTCCTTCGGCGCGGTCCTGATCCTGGTGTTGATCAGCGCCTTCACCTTCTTCATGTTCTTCGCGATCCCGCAGGACCCGGCCATGCTGGCCTGTGGCAAGAACTGCACTCCGGACGCGCTGGAGATCATCCACAAGAACCTGGGCCTCGACCAGCCGGTCACCGTCCAGTACTGGCACTTCCTGTCCGGCATCTTCACCGGCCGTGACTTCGCCGTCGGCCACTGCGACGCCCCCTGCTTCGGTGTCTCCTTCGCCAACGACCAGAACGTCTGGGACACGATCCTCGACCGCTTCCCGCTGACCGTCTCGCTGACCGTCGGCTCGCTGGTCGTCTTCCTCGTCCTCGGTCTCGGCGCCGGCCTGATCGCCGCCAAGAACCGCGGCACCTGGATCGACAAGGTCTTCAGCTCCGGCTCGCTGGTCGTCAGCTCCCTGCAGATCTACTTCCTCGGCCCGCTCGTGCTGCTCGCCGTGGTCTACAGCACCGGTTGGCTGGAGAAGCCGAAGTACGTGCCGATCTCCGAGGATGCCGCCGGCTGGTTCGCCGGTCTGCTGATCCCCTGGATCGTCATGGCGACCATCTTCACCGCCAACTACACGCGTATGAGCCGCTCCTCGATGATCGAGCAGCTTCAGGAAGAGCATGTGAAGGCGGCCCGGGCCAAGGGCATGTCGGGCAACTACACGTTCTTCCGCTACGCATGGCGCGGCTCGCTCGTCCCCATCGTCACCATCCTCGGTATCGACCTGTCCGCGCTGATGGGCGGCGGCATGGTGACCGAGATGACGTTCGGCCTGGCCGGGATCGGCCGGCTCGCGCTGGACTCCGTCACCAACAAGGACCTGCCGATGCTGATGGGCGTCATGCTCGTCAGTGCCGCGCTCATCATCGTCTTCAACCTGATCGTGGACGCCCTGTACGCCGTCATCGACCCGCGCGTGCGCCTGTCCTAG
- a CDS encoding ABC transporter ATP-binding protein translates to MTTQTKPEEAPAAAAGDAFLSVRDLKVHFSTEGGVVKAVDGLSFDLERGKTLGIVGESGSGKSVTNLAVLGLHDRRKTAIDGSITLDGQELTDAGEKQLEKLRGKKMAMIFQDALTALSPYYTVGRQIAEPFMKHNGASKKDARVRAIDLLEKVGIPHPKQRVDDYPHQFSGGMRQRAMIAMALACNPDLLIADEPTTALDVTVQAQILDLLKDLQQEFGSAIIMITHDLGVVGNMADDILVMYAGRAVERGTVREVLKSPQHPYTWGLLGSMPSLKSDVDEPLMPIPGSPPSLMNPPSGCAFHPRCGFTDLVSGGRCSADRPVLPGGRAAACHLTGDQRQQVFIDKIQPRLG, encoded by the coding sequence GTGACCACTCAGACCAAGCCCGAAGAGGCCCCGGCCGCCGCCGCGGGGGACGCGTTTCTCTCGGTGCGCGACCTCAAGGTCCACTTCTCCACCGAGGGCGGCGTCGTCAAGGCGGTGGACGGTCTCTCCTTCGACCTGGAGCGAGGCAAGACCCTCGGCATCGTCGGCGAGTCCGGCTCCGGCAAGTCGGTGACCAACCTGGCCGTCCTCGGCCTGCACGACCGCCGCAAGACCGCCATCGACGGCTCGATCACCCTGGACGGCCAGGAGCTGACCGACGCCGGCGAGAAGCAGCTGGAGAAGCTGCGCGGCAAGAAGATGGCGATGATCTTCCAGGACGCGCTGACCGCGCTGTCGCCGTACTACACGGTCGGCCGGCAGATCGCCGAGCCGTTCATGAAGCACAACGGCGCGTCCAAGAAGGACGCCCGGGTGCGCGCCATCGACCTGCTCGAGAAGGTCGGCATCCCGCACCCGAAGCAGCGGGTCGACGACTACCCGCACCAGTTCTCCGGCGGTATGCGCCAGCGCGCCATGATCGCGATGGCGCTGGCCTGCAACCCGGACCTGCTCATCGCCGACGAGCCCACCACGGCGCTCGACGTGACGGTGCAGGCGCAGATCCTCGACCTGCTCAAGGACCTCCAGCAGGAGTTCGGCTCCGCGATCATCATGATCACCCACGACCTGGGTGTGGTCGGCAACATGGCCGACGACATCCTGGTCATGTACGCGGGCCGGGCCGTCGAGCGCGGCACGGTCCGCGAGGTGCTCAAGTCGCCCCAGCACCCGTACACCTGGGGTCTGCTGGGTTCGATGCCGAGTCTGAAGTCCGACGTCGACGAGCCGCTGATGCCGATCCCGGGATCGCCGCCCTCGCTGATGAACCCGCCCTCGGGCTGCGCGTTCCACCCGCGGTGCGGCTTCACCGACCTGGTCTCCGGAGGCCGCTGCTCGGCGGACCGTCCGGTGCTGCCAGGGGGACGCGCCGCCGCCTGCCACCTGACGGGAGACCAGCGGCAGCAGGTGTTCATCGACAAGATTCAGCCCCGGCTGGGCTGA
- a CDS encoding ABC transporter ATP-binding protein, producing MSDKSNTTTAVADSFPQQRDGDGTPLLKVSGLTKHFPIKGGFPIKRTVGHVKAVDGIDLEVYPGESLGLVGESGCGKSTTGRLLTRLYEPTQGTIEYKGQDISRAGRRQLAPIRSEIQMIFQDPYASLNPRQTVGTIISGPMEINGINPPGGREKRVRELLEIVGLNPEHYNRFPHEFSGGQRQRIGVARAVALQPKLIVADEPVSALDVSIQAQVVNLLQEVQREMGIAFVFIAHDLAIVRHFSQRVAVMYLGKVVEIADRDSLYNRPRHPYTHALLSAVPDADIDAEKRERIRLEGDVPSPISPPSGCRFRTRCWKAQDKCATEEPPLVHLSGNREGHLTACHFPEDPTTEARSEDIVMDPGLKSMEDGADGDALSKS from the coding sequence ATGAGCGACAAGAGCAACACGACCACAGCGGTCGCCGACTCCTTCCCGCAGCAGCGGGACGGTGACGGCACACCGCTCCTCAAGGTCAGCGGCCTGACGAAGCACTTCCCGATCAAGGGCGGCTTCCCGATCAAGCGCACCGTCGGCCACGTCAAGGCCGTCGACGGCATCGACCTCGAGGTCTACCCCGGCGAGAGCCTCGGCCTCGTCGGCGAGTCCGGCTGCGGCAAGTCCACCACCGGCCGGCTGCTGACCCGTCTGTACGAGCCCACCCAGGGCACGATCGAGTACAAGGGCCAGGACATCAGCCGCGCGGGCCGGCGGCAGCTGGCGCCGATCAGGTCCGAGATCCAGATGATCTTCCAGGACCCGTACGCGTCGCTGAACCCGCGGCAGACCGTCGGCACGATCATCTCGGGCCCGATGGAGATCAACGGGATCAACCCGCCCGGCGGCCGGGAGAAGCGCGTCCGCGAGCTCCTGGAGATCGTCGGTCTCAACCCGGAGCACTACAACCGCTTCCCGCACGAGTTCTCCGGCGGCCAGCGCCAGCGCATCGGCGTCGCGCGTGCCGTCGCCCTGCAGCCCAAGCTGATCGTCGCCGACGAGCCGGTCTCGGCCCTCGACGTGTCGATCCAGGCCCAGGTGGTGAACCTGCTGCAGGAGGTGCAGCGGGAGATGGGGATCGCGTTCGTCTTCATCGCGCACGACCTGGCGATCGTGCGGCACTTCTCGCAGCGCGTCGCGGTGATGTACCTGGGCAAGGTCGTGGAGATCGCGGACCGCGACTCGCTCTACAACCGGCCCCGCCACCCGTACACGCACGCCCTGCTGTCCGCCGTGCCGGACGCGGACATCGACGCGGAGAAGCGGGAGCGGATCCGGCTCGAGGGCGACGTGCCCTCGCCGATCTCGCCGCCGTCCGGCTGCCGGTTCCGTACCCGGTGCTGGAAGGCGCAGGACAAGTGCGCCACCGAGGAGCCGCCGCTCGTGCACCTCTCCGGAAACCGTGAGGGCCACCTGACGGCCTGCCACTTCCCGGAGGACCCCACGACGGAGGCCAGGTCCGAGGACATCGTCATGGACCCGGGCCTGAAGAGCATGGAGGACGGCGCCGACGGCGACGCGCTCTCCAAGAGCTGA